The genomic region CCCTGAACCTCCCTATACTCCTCCCACCAATACCTTGTACAAGATAACACAAAAAATAATAAAATCATTAAACTAACCCTAAAAAAAATTAACACTTTATAAATTCCTAACATACTTTCCCTCCTTTTCAAATAAACAACTTTTCTTTTCAGAATTTTCTAAATCCACACACCTTGATAAAGATGCACCCATAGAATAAACAATAACCACAACTTCTATATTAAGGTTATCTTGCCAGTTATTTCCATAATATTCTTTAAGAACATTTTTTATCCTCTCCCCTATCTCATATCCCCATCCTTTCTGACTTTCATAAGGAAATATAATATTCCCTGCCTCCTCATCTATTGAACTTAAAGGATAATCAGCTCTTTTCTTTTATCAATCAGGAAGTTATTTTCAAAATATAAATTGAATTTTTAAAAAATGGGGGAGTATAATTAAACATAATTAACTAATTTAAATTCTGGAGGGGATTATGAAAAAAATTGACTTTATTAAACTTTTTTTCTGGTTTTTTATTTTTTTCTGGATAATTGTCCTTTTTGGAACTTCTTTAACATATTTAAGCTCAAGGGATGAGAAAAAACCCCTGTGGGTTATTATAGATGAACTAAAAAATTTTCATGAACCAAAAGTAAATTTTTATAAATTAGAGAAACCTATTTTTTTATACTTTAATGGCTCAGAATTTTTTTCTATCTCAGCTATTTGCACATTCAGAAGGGCTATACTTGAATACAAGGAAAATGAAAATGTTTTATTTTGTCCTGTCCACGGAGAAAAATTTGACCTTAACGGTAATCCTTTAAATAAAAAATTAAAAACACTCAAAAAGTATCAAGTTAGAATAAAGGGAGGAAAAATATATGTCCTTATTGAATAAAATACTTGAGTTTCTTGAGAAAAGAATTTCCCTCAATGAGCTTGTATCATTTATAACTTCCTTCGGAATTTTCTATACACCCCTTCCCCACGATAAACCTGTTAAAGAAGCAATAAAAGACGCAATGGAAACTCCTTCTCCATCATATACAAGATGGCCATATCTTCTCGGAATTCTAACTTTTATCTTATTTATCTTCTGTGTAGTATCAGGAACTATGCTCCTTTTTTATTACATTCCATCAAAGGAAAATGCATACTCTTCCACTGTGGATACAATAATAAATAAACCCTTTGGCTTTTTCATATTTAATTTCCATTACTTTTCAAGCATAACACTACTTGTTATACTTATCTTCCGCCTTATAAGATTTATTTATCATAAAGTCTTCTCCCCACCCAGGGAATTTTTCTGGATTTTAGCATACCTTCTTTTTCTTTTGATTGTGTTTGAGTATATTACAGGAATTTCCTTACCAATGGACGGAAGCTCAGGATTTATGAGTTATAGAATTTATGAAATAATTTCACCAATACCAATTATCGGGAGCCTTTATAAAATTTTTCTATTTGCAGGCGAACTTTCAGATTTTTTCCTTTTAAGAAGCTACATTTTTCACATAATTATCTTACCTTTTTTTATTTTTTTCCTTTTCTATCTACATTTTCTTTCTGTAAGAAAACTGGGTTTATCAGATGGTTACTTTAGGGGCGATAAAGTTTTCCCTGGATACTTTTTTGAAATTTTAATAATAGTGTTCCTTGCTTTTGCTATAATTTTCACACTCAGCAACATTTTCCCGAGAAAAATCTCAGAACCTTTTGTTCCTTATAAAAACTATGTAAATTATAAAGTTCCCTTCTTTTTACTGTTTTTTGATTTTCTGAGAACAAACCTTAACCAGATTTCTTATTCAATTTTATCCTTTATCCTTATTATTTTTCCATTCTTTCTCCCTTGGATTGATAGAACCCCACCAATTCCCCTCATAAAGAAACCACTTACATTTTTTCTTTATATCTTCTTTTTCAGTGTATTAATTTTTATATCCCTTTTAGAATTCCTGAAATGAAAGGAATAATAATTTATTTATCATTCTTATCACAGATAGATTCAACAGGTTGCTTTTTGTGCCACAGTGAAATAAGACTTAACTACACAAAGAGCATTCACTATTATGAGAATGTCTACTGTTCTGATTGCCATGGTGGAAATGAAAAATCCCTTGACATAAAAAAAGCCCATTCAGGGAATTTTAAAGGCAAATTCTCAAAAAAAGAAATTTTAAATTTATGCTCTAAATGTCATTCCTCAGCAGAAAAAATGGCTCCCTACGGCATAACCTTTGATCAATTTGAACTTTATATGCTTTCCGCTCACGGGAAATCTTTAAATAAAAAGAATAACATTCCTGTCTGCTCCGATTGTCACAATTACCATAATGTTTACAAAGCAAATGATATAAATTCTCCTGTAAATAAATCAAAGGTCTCATATTTATGCGGAAATTGTCACAAAAAAGAATTTGAAGAATATTCTAAAAGCATACATTTTGAATATGTTAGAAGAGGAATAAAAGACTCTCCCACATGTCCTGATTGCCATGGTTCCCATGGAGCCTATCCACCAGGTTTCAGAGATATTGATAAAATTTGTGGTAAGTGTCATGAAAATGTAAGAGCAAATTTTTTGAAAAGTCCCCATTATAAGGTATTTGTTGAGATAAAAATTAAAGAATGCGAAGTATGTCATGGAAATCACAATATAGTCAAAGCCGATCTTACCACTTGGGATAAAAGCTGTATAAACTGTCACGAAAAAGATAATAGTTCCTTAAAATTAAAAGAAGAGATCAAAACACTTCTTATTGAAACTGAAAATTCCTATAAAGATGCAACTGAATGGATCTCAAAAATAGAAAAAATTCCTCTTGAAACAAAGGATTTAAAGGAAAGAATTAATGATGCAAATAATTCTCTTGCAGAAGAAATAGGTATTCTTCATACATTAAATATTGAAAGAATAAAGGAAACCTATCTTCAATACAAGGGAGTTTATGACGATGTAAAACATGAAGCAATAAATAAATATAAACTGTTCCAGACAAGATACATAATAATACCTGTTTTATGGATTTTAATTATAGTTACAGTTTTTTTAATTTTTGAATTCAAAAGGAGAGTAGAAAAAGCATGAGAAAAGTCTACATAATAATCTTTTTTTCTTTCCTTACCTTCACAATTTTTATAATTTTTATAATTTTTTCATTTCAAATTACCTCCCATCCTAATTTTTGTGGTTCCTGTCATTATATGAGACCTTACTTTGAATCCTGGAAAACATCATCCCATAATGGCATTCCATGCGTTGAATGTCACATTCCCCCTGGTATAACTTCTGAATTTAGAAAAAAATATGAAGCCCTTGCAATGGTTGTAAGGTATTTTACAGGAACTTATAGCACAAATCCATGGGCTGAAATTGAAGATGCTGCCTGTTTAAAGTGTCATGAAAAGAGACTTTTATACGGGAAGGTGTATTTTAAAAATATTCTTTTTGACCATCAACCCCACTTGACAATGCTAAGGAGGGGGAAAAAATTGAAATGCACCTCCTGCCACTCTCAGATTGTTCAGGGAGCACATATAAAAGTTACTGAAAGCACATGTTTTATATGCCACTTCAAGGGAACAGAACTGGGGAAAGGAACAGCAAAATGCACAATGTGTCATGGTATGCCAAGAAAAAAAATAGAAATCGCCTCTTTTACATTTGATCACTCCGATGTTGAAAAATACAGTATGGATTGCCTCTTATGCCATGCTCATTCTGTTGAAGGATCTGGCTCAGTTCCTGAAGAAAGATGTTTTACATGTCATAATGAACCAGCAAGAATATCGGAGTATAAAAACAATGAAAAAATACACGAAATTCATGTCACTATACATAAGGTGGAGTGTTTAAACTGTCATCAGGAAATTTATCATGGAAAACCAAGGGAAATAGAAGAGGTAATAAAAACTCCATGCTCCACATGCCATTTGGAGGGACATACCCCGCAGAAAGACCTTTATATGGGAATTGGAGGAAAAGGTGTAGAACCAACTCCTTCAGTTATGTTTCTTTCAGGTGTAAGATGTGAGGGATGCCATATAATAGATAAAGAAGGGAAAATAAAAAAATCAGGTCCTTTTTCCTGTATGAACTGTCATGGTGCTTCCTACTACAGAATCTACAATTCCTGGAAAGAAAATATTGAAAAAAGAATAAAGGAGACTGAGAAAATCATAGATGAAGCAAAAAGTAAATTGAAGGACTCAGAATATTTAGAAAATGCTGAATATAATCTCAAACTTGTAAAAGAAGGAGGTGGTTTGCACAATGTTTTGTATTCTGAAAAATTATTGAAAAAAGCAGTTGATTTTATTAATGAAGGTTTAAAGGAAAAAGGAATTAGCCTTTATAAAACTGAAACTTTTCTTATAACAGAAGCAATAATTGAATGCACAAGATGCCACTACGGAGTTGAAAGGAAAATAAGCATCTTTGATGGAAAAACTTTCTCTCACTATATACATATTTTAAATAAAATAGAATGCAATAACTGCCACAAAGAAAATAAGGAAGAAAAACCACACATGATAACCCTTTTGAAAGAAAAAAAAGACTGTTTGCCCTGCCATCATAAAGAGAATATAAAAAAAGATTGTATTACCTGTCATGGTAAAGAAATAAACTCCTACCACAACATCCATGTAAAGGAAATGGAGTTAAAATGTAATGAGTGCCATGGTAAAAATCTTTTAATAAAAGAAGATACCTGTTCACAGTGTCACTCTTAATTTTAATTTTTTCTATAAACTGTTTAGACTGCCACCTTAAAAGCATTTATGATTCCCTTATGCAATCTCCCCATAGAATTTTAAATTGTCTTGACTGCCATATATCCTTTGATAAATATCCGCATCCAGAAAAAGATAAAATTTGTGAAAATTGTCACACAGATGTTGTTGTGTTTTTCTACAGAAGTGACCATTTTGAACATCTTAATTGCTATTCCTGTCACGGAAGTCACAAAACTTTATCATTTAAAATTTACGGCTCTAAAATCATAATTTCAGAAAAATGTTCAACCTGTCACTTGAAAGAGGGAGATGATTACAAAAAAAGTATCCACTTTTTATCTCTTAAAAAAGGCATAGAGGATGCACCATCCTGCATTGATTGTCATTCAGAGCATTATATTTTATCCCCCTTAAAAAAAGAATCACCTGTTTACTACAAAAATGTTCCAAAAACATGTGCTAACTGTCATGAAAATAAAGCCATAACCGAAAAATATGGATTACCACCTAGAAGATTTTCAACCTACCTAAAAAGTTATCACGGTCTTTATTTAGAGGAAGGCATTTTAAAATCTGCCAATTGTGCTTCCTGTCATGGAAATCACCTGATTTTACCAGCGGAGGACGAAAAAAGTCCGATACACCCCTTAAACCTTCCAAAAACCTGCGGAAAATGTCACCCTGTTGCAGATATAAAATTTACACAGGGTAAAATCCATGTGGAAGCCAAAAGAGAAATAGCACCCTATGTTTACGCAGTCAGATTATTTTATACAATTTTTATTTCAATTCTTGTTTTTGGTTTTATTATGCATATAATTTTTGATATTATAAGATACAGAAAAAAAAGGAGGGAAAATGAAAAATAAAATATTAAGATTTTCAAGGTCATGGAGAGTTCAGCATATGCTTTTAATGATAAGCGTTTTATTACTCATTCTTTCAGGTTTTTCCCTAAAATATTCCCATACCACTTTCGGTAAAATACTGATTTTTCTTGAAGGAGGATTTGAAGCAAGGGGAGCACTTCACAGAATGTCAGCTTTTTTATTAATTTTTACAACAATATATCATTTTATTTACATACTTTTTACAAAAGAAGGCAGAAAGGAATTTAAATTGCTTTTACCATGCAAAAAGGATTTTAAAGATTTCATTGATAGTATTTTATATGATATAGGAAAAACAGATAAAAAACCCGAATTTGATAGGTATTCCTACAAAGAAAAAATGCAATACTGGGTAATTTCCCTTTTAATACTTATAATGGTTCTTTCTGGTATAATTCTTATTTTTCACAACTACTTCTTTATCATTTTTCCAAAATGGATTATCGACTTTTCCCTTTCCCTTCATTCATGGACTGCTACAATTGTTATAATATTTTTAATTTTGTGGCATTTTTATATAGTCCATCTTTCACCTTCAAATTTTCCTATAAACTTTTCCTTCTGGGATGGTTATGTAGACGAAGACTGGTTAAAAGAAAATCATTATTTAGAATATAAAAAGATAAAGGAGAAATGAGCTTAATTTTAGTTTTTATTTTTATTTTACAGGCACCTTTAGAAGAAGATAGAAGGTGTCTTTTATGTCACGGTAAAAAAGATTTTGGAATTGTTGAGGAAGGTAAATTTAAAAGTCTATATGTAAGTTATGAAGAACTTAAAAATTCTGTCCATAAAAAATTTTTATGTCAACAATGTCACAATGATGTTAGAGTAATACCTCACCTTATAAAACCAAAAAAAATTCACTGTTTGCAATGTCATTTTGAAGGAAATGTTGTTGGAGCACCCACTGAGAAAAAACCTGAAAAATATAAAGAAAGTATTCATGAAAAGGGAAAAAGGGAAGGAAAAAAAGTCCCTGAATGTATGGATTGCCACGGAATTCACAATGTAAGAGCACCTGAAGATAGCCTTTCAAGTGTATATAAAAAGAATGTTCCCTCAACATGCGGAGAATGTCATATGAATCAAAGGGAAGAATATGAAACATCAATTCACTGGCAGGGTATAAAGAAAGGGATAATTGGATCTGCTGTTTGTAATGATTGTCATAGAGAACATGATGTTTTGCCACCTGAGGATCCGAGGTCAAGTTTAAATCCAAAGAATGTTATAAAAACCTGTGAGAAATGCCACGCAAATGTTGAGTTAATGAAAAAAACCGGTGTACCTGTAAAACAGGTAGAAGCTTACAAGGAAAGTTTTCATGGGATTGCCCTTGAGTTTGGTGTTTTAAAAGCTGCAAACTGCACTTCCTGCCATGAACACCACAAAATTTTACCTCAAAGAGACCCCAGATCTCCAATTCATCCTGACAATTTACCCAAAACATGTAGCAAGTGTCACCCCAATGCTTCACAGAATGTAGCAAAAGGAAGAATTCATGTTTTACCTCAAGAAAAGGAATCAGGTATTATATTTTATGTTTATAACTTTTTTAAAATCTTTACCTTTCTTGTTATAACAGGTCTTATAATCCACATATTACTTGACCTCTATGGTAGATTAAGGAGGAGAAAGCATGGAGAATAAAGAATTAGAGGAAAAATTTATTGAAGAAATTGAAAAGGAAGAAAAAATTGAAATAGATGAAAAATTGAAGGAAAAAATAAAAAGGGAAATCAAGGAAAAATATAAAAAAGAGTTTGAAAGGTTAAAAAAGGAAAAAGAAAAAAAAGAAAAGGAAGAAAAGATAAAAGAAGAATATTTTATAAGATTCAGCTTAAATGTAAGACTTCAGCACTTATTTCTTGCTATTGGTGTTTTGATTCTTATATTTACAGGTCTACCTATAAAGTTTCATGAAGCAGGATGGGCCAAGATGTTCCTTAAAATAATGGGTGGAATACAGGTATCAAGGTTGCTTCATAGAATAGGAGCAAGTATACTTATTTTCGTTTCCTTCTGGCATATTTTCTACATTCTTTTTACAAAAGAAGGCAGAAGGGAATTCTGGGAACTTTTACCCAGAATAAAAGATTTTAAAGATTTCTTCCAGAACATTAAATATTTTCTTGGACTTAAAGGGGAAAAACCAAAATTCGGAAGATTTTCATATGTGGAAAAATTTGATTACTGGGCTGTTTACTGGGGTATGGTGATAATGGTTTCTACTGGTTCTATTCTGTGGTTTCATAACTTTTTTATTGGTATTCTTCCAAAATTTGTAATAGATATTGCAAAAGAAGCACATTCAGATGAAGCAATGCTTGCAACTCTTGCCATTGTTATATGGCACTGGTATAATGCCCATTTTAACCCTGAGGTATTTCCCTTCAATCCCACCATTTTTACAGGAAAAATTTCAAAAGAGAGAATGCTAAAAGAACATCCCCTTGAATACGAAAGAATAATGAAGGAAAAAGAAAACAAAAAATGAGAAAACTTGCTTTCATTTCTTTGTTATTTTTCCTGATCCTTTCTTACCTTTCAATAATTTTCTTTAAAGCTACCGATAATCCTGATTTTTGTAATACCTGTCACTTTATGAAACCCTATTATGATAACTGGGCAAGTTCTTCACATAATACAGTCCCATGTTATAAATGCCATTATGGACCAGGAAAAAAGGAATACATAGGGGGAAAATTGAGGTTAACGGGTGAAATATTAAGATACTTTGCAGGATTTTACTCAAAAGAAATAAAAACAAAAGTAAAGGACGATGCTTGTTTAGAATGCCATAAAAAAGAAGAATTTTTAAATAAGGAAATTAAATTTACTGAGAAAGAAATAAGTTTTAACCACAATTTCCATTTAAATGATAAAACAAATAACCTTAACTTCAGGTGCCAGAACTGTCATTCAGAACTTGTTCAGGGAAAACATACTGCAGTTTCAATCAAGGTATGCATTTTATGTCACTTTATTGGTGGAGAATTTGGGAAAAAAGGTGAATGTGGAATCTGTCACGGACCGCCAAAGGAAGAACTTCTTATTTGGGGGGTTCCTTTTAAACACTATGAATATATTAAAGGTGGCGTTGATTGTCTAACTTGTCACTTAAATGTTATATCTGGCAGAGGAGATATAAAATCAGAAAAATGTCTTGAATGTCACATTGAAGTTAAAAGAGAATTTCTTGATAAAAGAAAAATACACGATATTCATGTCCATGGAGAAAATATTTCCTGTTTCAGGTGTCATGAGGAAATTAAACACGGAAAAATATTAGTGACACAGGTTTTCTCACCACAATGCCAGGAATGTCACGGAAATGCCCACTTTGTTCAGGAAAAAATTTATTCAGGAACAGGAGGAATTGGAGTACCAAATCTTCCTGATAGAATGTTTATTGCAGGTGTTATATGTCAGGGCTGTCATAAAGTTAATTTAGAAAGAACTTTAACTGGTCCTCATTTTAAACTACCAAAGGCTAATCCTTCTGAATGTGTTTTCTGCCATGGAAAAAATTTTGATAAACTCCTTTTAAAATGGCAAAACCTTGTAAAAGAGAGGATTGAAAGAATAAAGAAGAGAGAAAAAATTTATTCCCTGTTAAAAGATTTAAAAATTCTTCAATATGATTCAAAAAAGATTGAATTAAATCTTGAACTTGTTAATAAGGATAAAAGTTTCGGAGCTCATAATATAAGATATATAAATCTTTTACTTGATGAAGTTGAAAAAGAATTAAAAATTGATACAAAAAAACCAGATATTGAAAAAATTTATAGTAACAATCCAAAATGTATTGAGTGTCATTTCGGTGTTGAAAATAAAAATTTATATTTTAAAAATAAAGAATTTTTACATGGTCCCCATCTATTTAATTATAAATGTAATGACTGTCATATAGAAGATGAACCTTCAAAGGATCTTCACGGCAATTTAAAAAAAATATCGGAAGACTGTAATTCCTGTCATCACCAAAAGGAAAAAAATTGTGAAGATTGCCATAAAATACAGAAAGAATTTTATAGTGGTGAATATCTTTCAGAATCAATGGATGTAATGAAAGAAGCTGGAATAGATTGTTCGGATTGTCACATTGAAGAAGGAAAAATTATAAGACCAGAACCATCTATTTGTTCAAATTGTCATGAAACAAGTTATGAAAAAGATTTTGCTGAAAAATTAAATTTTATTAAATCAGAAATAAAAAAATTTGAATTTAGAATTGAAGAAATAGTAAATAAATTAAAGGAAAAAGGAAATAAAAAAGAAATTATTGATTTTTACAATTTTCTTGAAGAATATGAAAAATTTAAAAAAGAAGGTTCCTACGGAACACACAATATAATGTTTATGGAGGAATTTTTTAGAAAAATTAAAAAGTACAATTATTAATTAAAAGGAGGAGGGGAAAATGATTTTAATCTTTTTTTTAATTTTATTTGAAAACAGTGATTGTTTAGTATGTCACGAAGATATAAAAATGCCAGGAAGAGCCCATGAAAAGGTAAAGTGCAGTGATTGTCATACAGGAATCAAAGAATTACCCCATGAAGTACCCTTAAGTAATGTCAACTGTGGACTATGCCACAAAGAGGAAATGGGAGTTTTTGAAATGGATCCACATGAGAGGGCAAGGAAAAAGGGAAATTTGAAAGCTCCAGGTTGCACTGATTGCCATGGAACCCATGATATAGAACCTGTAATAGAAGTAAAATCAAAACTTCACCCCCTTAATCTGGATAAATTTTGTGCAACATGCCATCCTTCAGTTTCTGTTCCTGAAAAATACCATGCTGTTTTGTACCCTTCGGAAAAATGTCTTGAATGTCACGACAAAGAAATAAAAGAAAAACTAAGAAAATCAGTTCACAAAAATCATGAGTGTGTTGATTGTCATAGAACTGTATACAGTCTTGAACCTGACGGAAAACATGTAAAAAAATTAAACTGTAAGGATTGCGGGTTATGCCACAGGAAGGAATGTGAGGAACATGAGATAAGCATACATGGAATGGGCATAAAGGAAAAAAAGCCTGCTGCAAAATGCTGGGACTGTCATGATAGCCACGAAATTCTTGAAGCTTTTAATAAAAATTCAAAAGTTTATTATGTAAATTTACCTGAAACTTGTGGAAAATGTCATTCAAAACCTGAATTTGCTGAAAAATGGGGAATCACAATAAAAAATCCCTATGCTTTATATGAAGAAAGCATTCATCATGAAATGCTACTTAAAGGTGAAAGAGCAGCAACCTGTTCTGACTGTCATGGAGTTCATAATATAGTTCCCCATAGAGATATCTTATCAACAATTTATAAACAGAATGTTCCTAAAACCTGTTCAAAATGTCATGAAAAGGAATACATGGAATATGTAAAAAGTGACCATTTCCGCGCAATAAGATTTGGAAACTTTGATGCTCCCTCCTGCATAGACTGTCACTCAGAACACAGAATACTTCCTCCCTGGGATCCAAAATCTCCTGTTTATCCCTTGAACATACCAAAAACATGTGCTGATTGTCATGAAAGTGTAAAACTGAGTGAAAGATACGGAATACCTGTTATGGAATTAAAAAGTTACCTTGCAAGT from candidate division WOR-3 bacterium harbors:
- a CDS encoding multiheme c-type cytochrome; its protein translation is MKGIIIYLSFLSQIDSTGCFLCHSEIRLNYTKSIHYYENVYCSDCHGGNEKSLDIKKAHSGNFKGKFSKKEILNLCSKCHSSAEKMAPYGITFDQFELYMLSAHGKSLNKKNNIPVCSDCHNYHNVYKANDINSPVNKSKVSYLCGNCHKKEFEEYSKSIHFEYVRRGIKDSPTCPDCHGSHGAYPPGFRDIDKICGKCHENVRANFLKSPHYKVFVEIKIKECEVCHGNHNIVKADLTTWDKSCINCHEKDNSSLKLKEEIKTLLIETENSYKDATEWISKIEKIPLETKDLKERINDANNSLAEEIGILHTLNIERIKETYLQYKGVYDDVKHEAINKYKLFQTRYIIIPVLWILIIVTVFLIFEFKRRVEKA
- a CDS encoding cytochrome b/b6 domain-containing protein, yielding MKNKILRFSRSWRVQHMLLMISVLLLILSGFSLKYSHTTFGKILIFLEGGFEARGALHRMSAFLLIFTTIYHFIYILFTKEGRKEFKLLLPCKKDFKDFIDSILYDIGKTDKKPEFDRYSYKEKMQYWVISLLILIMVLSGIILIFHNYFFIIFPKWIIDFSLSLHSWTATIVIIFLILWHFYIVHLSPSNFPINFSFWDGYVDEDWLKENHYLEYKKIKEK
- a CDS encoding cytochrome c3 family protein; its protein translation is MSLILVFIFILQAPLEEDRRCLLCHGKKDFGIVEEGKFKSLYVSYEELKNSVHKKFLCQQCHNDVRVIPHLIKPKKIHCLQCHFEGNVVGAPTEKKPEKYKESIHEKGKREGKKVPECMDCHGIHNVRAPEDSLSSVYKKNVPSTCGECHMNQREEYETSIHWQGIKKGIIGSAVCNDCHREHDVLPPEDPRSSLNPKNVIKTCEKCHANVELMKKTGVPVKQVEAYKESFHGIALEFGVLKAANCTSCHEHHKILPQRDPRSPIHPDNLPKTCSKCHPNASQNVAKGRIHVLPQEKESGIIFYVYNFFKIFTFLVITGLIIHILLDLYGRLRRRKHGE
- a CDS encoding NapC/NirT family cytochrome c codes for the protein MRKVYIIIFFSFLTFTIFIIFIIFSFQITSHPNFCGSCHYMRPYFESWKTSSHNGIPCVECHIPPGITSEFRKKYEALAMVVRYFTGTYSTNPWAEIEDAACLKCHEKRLLYGKVYFKNILFDHQPHLTMLRRGKKLKCTSCHSQIVQGAHIKVTESTCFICHFKGTELGKGTAKCTMCHGMPRKKIEIASFTFDHSDVEKYSMDCLLCHAHSVEGSGSVPEERCFTCHNEPARISEYKNNEKIHEIHVTIHKVECLNCHQEIYHGKPREIEEVIKTPCSTCHLEGHTPQKDLYMGIGGKGVEPTPSVMFLSGVRCEGCHIIDKEGKIKKSGPFSCMNCHGASYYRIYNSWKENIEKRIKETEKIIDEAKSKLKDSEYLENAEYNLKLVKEGGGLHNVLYSEKLLKKAVDFINEGLKEKGISLYKTETFLITEAIIECTRCHYGVERKISIFDGKTFSHYIHILNKIECNNCHKENKEEKPHMITLLKEKKDCLPCHHKENIKKDCITCHGKEINSYHNIHVKEMELKCNECHGKNLLIKEDTCSQCHS
- a CDS encoding cytochrome c3 family protein gives rise to the protein MILIFFLILFENSDCLVCHEDIKMPGRAHEKVKCSDCHTGIKELPHEVPLSNVNCGLCHKEEMGVFEMDPHERARKKGNLKAPGCTDCHGTHDIEPVIEVKSKLHPLNLDKFCATCHPSVSVPEKYHAVLYPSEKCLECHDKEIKEKLRKSVHKNHECVDCHRTVYSLEPDGKHVKKLNCKDCGLCHRKECEEHEISIHGMGIKEKKPAAKCWDCHDSHEILEAFNKNSKVYYVNLPETCGKCHSKPEFAEKWGITIKNPYALYEESIHHEMLLKGERAATCSDCHGVHNIVPHRDILSTIYKQNVPKTCSKCHEKEYMEYVKSDHFRAIRFGNFDAPSCIDCHSEHRILPPWDPKSPVYPLNIPKTCADCHESVKLSERYGIPVMELKSYLASYHGVKLGAGNIKVANCASCHGNHSILPSSDPESPVNKKNLPITCGKCHKGIAEKTGFIGPIHERIDRNIQIIKKIVSLIYILLIIVTITSMIIYCFFDYWKKRKEFFIKGFREFKLEKVENTKFSYFERRLHLIHIISFFILVYTGFAHHYPENFFFSFFVKIGNGALRAYLHRIAGTLTIISFIITVLLMLFTKKGREKFSKILFNLKDISDAINLLLYNLNIKKEKPELNHPFTFYEKFEFWALVWGTIVMSITGIALWFKDFFLNFMPSFILDIFLLIHFYEAILATLAILTWHFYWAIFDPEVYPMNPLMFEDRVFSYYLKK
- a CDS encoding cytochrome b/b6 domain-containing protein is translated as MENKELEEKFIEEIEKEEKIEIDEKLKEKIKREIKEKYKKEFERLKKEKEKKEKEEKIKEEYFIRFSLNVRLQHLFLAIGVLILIFTGLPIKFHEAGWAKMFLKIMGGIQVSRLLHRIGASILIFVSFWHIFYILFTKEGRREFWELLPRIKDFKDFFQNIKYFLGLKGEKPKFGRFSYVEKFDYWAVYWGMVIMVSTGSILWFHNFFIGILPKFVIDIAKEAHSDEAMLATLAIVIWHWYNAHFNPEVFPFNPTIFTGKISKERMLKEHPLEYERIMKEKENKK
- a CDS encoding cytochrome b N-terminal domain-containing protein codes for the protein MSLLNKILEFLEKRISLNELVSFITSFGIFYTPLPHDKPVKEAIKDAMETPSPSYTRWPYLLGILTFILFIFCVVSGTMLLFYYIPSKENAYSSTVDTIINKPFGFFIFNFHYFSSITLLVILIFRLIRFIYHKVFSPPREFFWILAYLLFLLIVFEYITGISLPMDGSSGFMSYRIYEIISPIPIIGSLYKIFLFAGELSDFFLLRSYIFHIIILPFFIFFLFYLHFLSVRKLGLSDGYFRGDKVFPGYFFEILIIVFLAFAIIFTLSNIFPRKISEPFVPYKNYVNYKVPFFLLFFDFLRTNLNQISYSILSFILIIFPFFLPWIDRTPPIPLIKKPLTFFLYIFFFSVLIFISLLEFLK
- a CDS encoding Rieske 2Fe-2S domain-containing protein, with product MKKIDFIKLFFWFFIFFWIIVLFGTSLTYLSSRDEKKPLWVIIDELKNFHEPKVNFYKLEKPIFLYFNGSEFFSISAICTFRRAILEYKENENVLFCPVHGEKFDLNGNPLNKKLKTLKKYQVRIKGGKIYVLIE